In a single window of the Harpia harpyja isolate bHarHar1 chromosome 3, bHarHar1 primary haplotype, whole genome shotgun sequence genome:
- the LOC128139448 gene encoding electroneutral sodium bicarbonate exchanger 1-like isoform X2 produces the protein MSDFAVFLTIVIMVLLDFVVGIPLPKLHPTRDDRGWFINPIGPNPWWMALAALVPALLCTILIFMDQQISAIIVNRKEHKLKKGCGYHLDLFMVAVMLGVCSVMGLPWFVAATVLSITHVNSLKVESDCSAPGEQPKFLGIREQRVTGLLIFVLMGCSVFFTSVLKFIPMPVLYGVFLYMGVSLLRGIQFFDRLKLFWMPAKHQPDFIYLRHVPLRKVHFFTAIQLICLVLLWTIKVSRAAIIFPVMVLALVFVRKAMDLCFSKRELSFLDDLMPERKKKLDDGRNEAGEEEESQKVMEAAAAASSVQLSVGKTSDLDIPKQRSDRTDPSEIIILDEMSQMPVWKALTVKTETL, from the exons ATGAGTgactttgctgttttcctcaccATCGTCATCATGGTGCTCCTTGACTTCGTGGTTGGGATCCCATTGCCGAAGCTCCAC CCTACCAGAGACGACCGCGGGTGGTTCATCAACCCCATAGGACCCAACCCTTGGTGGATGGCGTTGGCTGCGCtcgtcccagctctgctctgcaccatcTTGATATTCATGGATCAGCAGATCAGTGCCATTATTGTGAACAGGAAGGAGCACAAGCTGAAG aaaggaTGCGGGTACCACCTGGACCTTTTCATGGTGGCCGTGATGCTCGGGGTGTGCTCTGTGATGGGGCTGCCCTGGTTTGTGGCTGCGACCGTGCTGTCCATCACCCACGTGAATAGCCTCAAAGTAGAGTCTGACTGCTCAGCTCCAGGAGAACAACCCAAGTTTCTGGGGATACGAGAGCAGAGAGTCACTGGCTTGCTGATCTTTGTGCTCATGGGCTGCTCCGTCTTCTTCACTTCCGTGTTAAAG tttataccaATGCCTGTGCTTTATGGCGTCTTTCTCTACATGGGTGTGTCGTTGCTCAGAGGAATTCAG ttctttgatcGCTTGAAGCTGTTTTGGATGCCGGCGAAACACCAGCCGGATTTCATCTACCTGCGGCACGTGCCCTTGCGAAAGGTGCATTTCTTCACGGCGATCCAGCTGATCTGCCTCGTCCTGCTCTGGACCATCAAGGTGTCCCGTGCCGCCATCATCTTTCCCGTGATG GTTTTGGCTCTCGTCTTTGTCCGGAAAGCGATGGATTTGTGCTTCTCAAAGCGAGAGCTCAGCTTTCTGGATGACCTTAtgccagaaaggaagaagaagttgGACGATGGCAGAAATGAAGCCGGAGAAGAAGAG GAGTCCCAGAAGGTgatggaagctgctgctgctgcaagttcAGTTCAGCTGAGCGTGGGGAAGACCAGTGACTTGGATATCCCAAAGCAACGCAGTGACAG gaCTGATCCTTCTGAGATTATTATCCTGGATGAAATGTCACAAATGCCCGTATGGAAGGCTCTCACTGTGAAGACAGAAACCCTTTGA
- the LOC128139448 gene encoding electroneutral sodium bicarbonate exchanger 1-like isoform X1 codes for MSDFAVFLTIVIMVLLDFVVGIPLPKLHVPHTFKPTRDDRGWFINPIGPNPWWMALAALVPALLCTILIFMDQQISAIIVNRKEHKLKKGCGYHLDLFMVAVMLGVCSVMGLPWFVAATVLSITHVNSLKVESDCSAPGEQPKFLGIREQRVTGLLIFVLMGCSVFFTSVLKFIPMPVLYGVFLYMGVSLLRGIQFFDRLKLFWMPAKHQPDFIYLRHVPLRKVHFFTAIQLICLVLLWTIKVSRAAIIFPVMVLALVFVRKAMDLCFSKRELSFLDDLMPERKKKLDDGRNEAGEEEESQKVMEAAAAASSVQLSVGKTSDLDIPKQRSDRTDPSEIIILDEMSQMPVWKALTVKTETL; via the exons ATGAGTgactttgctgttttcctcaccATCGTCATCATGGTGCTCCTTGACTTCGTGGTTGGGATCCCATTGCCGAAGCTCCACGTCCCCCACACGTTCAAG CCTACCAGAGACGACCGCGGGTGGTTCATCAACCCCATAGGACCCAACCCTTGGTGGATGGCGTTGGCTGCGCtcgtcccagctctgctctgcaccatcTTGATATTCATGGATCAGCAGATCAGTGCCATTATTGTGAACAGGAAGGAGCACAAGCTGAAG aaaggaTGCGGGTACCACCTGGACCTTTTCATGGTGGCCGTGATGCTCGGGGTGTGCTCTGTGATGGGGCTGCCCTGGTTTGTGGCTGCGACCGTGCTGTCCATCACCCACGTGAATAGCCTCAAAGTAGAGTCTGACTGCTCAGCTCCAGGAGAACAACCCAAGTTTCTGGGGATACGAGAGCAGAGAGTCACTGGCTTGCTGATCTTTGTGCTCATGGGCTGCTCCGTCTTCTTCACTTCCGTGTTAAAG tttataccaATGCCTGTGCTTTATGGCGTCTTTCTCTACATGGGTGTGTCGTTGCTCAGAGGAATTCAG ttctttgatcGCTTGAAGCTGTTTTGGATGCCGGCGAAACACCAGCCGGATTTCATCTACCTGCGGCACGTGCCCTTGCGAAAGGTGCATTTCTTCACGGCGATCCAGCTGATCTGCCTCGTCCTGCTCTGGACCATCAAGGTGTCCCGTGCCGCCATCATCTTTCCCGTGATG GTTTTGGCTCTCGTCTTTGTCCGGAAAGCGATGGATTTGTGCTTCTCAAAGCGAGAGCTCAGCTTTCTGGATGACCTTAtgccagaaaggaagaagaagttgGACGATGGCAGAAATGAAGCCGGAGAAGAAGAG GAGTCCCAGAAGGTgatggaagctgctgctgctgcaagttcAGTTCAGCTGAGCGTGGGGAAGACCAGTGACTTGGATATCCCAAAGCAACGCAGTGACAG gaCTGATCCTTCTGAGATTATTATCCTGGATGAAATGTCACAAATGCCCGTATGGAAGGCTCTCACTGTGAAGACAGAAACCCTTTGA
- the LOC128139663 gene encoding LOW QUALITY PROTEIN: uncharacterized protein LOC128139663 (The sequence of the model RefSeq protein was modified relative to this genomic sequence to represent the inferred CDS: deleted 1 base in 1 codon), producing MRTGQLDKAVHWLARECWYLHGEFQGPACGRDGPYTPDVFFWCCILFFATFALSSFLKKFKTSRYFPTRVGRRCYSMPDRQLVRRIVSQVELHLSDENLAKDAFLLKHVQKNKMGFVSVKLLTSLKKVKYLTRDWWLTLYTLQFSELLEVNEEGTRVRRVSSTGFSVSWVPIPESRLSIPPSKLLLAWELLPLEQGMLLLLQKNFLETITRMFGPFGTVASIRILRLGRKLPSDVQKYTSDFPELLSKHCALVQYKSLGSASALRSLEDLGRQSGPPGESIRVVRLCGKGSKKTPGAEREVAEELVDQLGWKAQAVAVTFPDGLGDSLLCSSPELNGAQALPPLLLHKDPSAPSWPGSNFKPSSFGNAFTGSLLASKVFPPLRTGLGTGSCYGLCSSTESTRGCGWGSGVGAWAPWPSSPSPDAKPLAGNPPAATWVPEPLSLRDAVLCLPHCCPKSGVVYLVCKMPI from the exons ATGAGAACTGGGCAGCTCGACAAAGCGGTGCACTGGCTTGCACGC GAATGCTGGTATTTGCATGGGGAGTTTCAAGGACCTGCCTGTGGACGCGACGGCCCCTACACGCCTGACGTGTTCTTCTGGTGCTGCATCCTCTTCTTCGCCACCTTTGCCCTGTCAAGCTTCTTGAAGAAGTTTAAAACCAGCCGCTACTTTCCAACCAGAGTAGGTAGAAGATG CTACTCCATGCCTGACCGGCAGCTGGTCAGGAGAATTGTGTCGCAGGTGGAATTGCACCTCTCTGACGAGAACCTGGCCAAGGAtgctttcctcctgaaacatGTCCAGAAGAACAAGATGGGCTTTGTCAGCGTCAAACTGCTGACGTCCTTGAAGAAG GTGAAATACCTGACGCGTGACTGGTGGCTG ACGCTCTACACCCTGCAGTTctcagagctgctggaggtgaaCGAGGAGGGCACCAGAGTGAGGCG agtttcttcgactggcttttcggtatcatggGTCCCCATCCCCGAGTCCCGGCTGAGCATCCCCCCCAGCAaactgctgctggcctgggagctgctgcccctgGAGCAgggcatgctgctgctgctccagaagaatTTCCTCGAGACCATCACGAGGATGTTCGGCCCCTTCGGCACCGTCGCCTCCATCCGCATCCTGCGGCTGGGCCGCAAGCTGCCCTCAGATGTGCAGAAATACACGTCAGACTTCCCCGAGCTGCTGAGCAAGCACTGCGCACTGGTGCAGTACAAGAGCCTGGGGAGCGCTTCAGCCTTGAGGAGCCTTGAGGACCTTGGCCGCCAGAGTGGTCCACCTGGCGAGAGCATCAGGGTGGTCCGGCTCTGCGGGAAGGGCTCCAAGAAGACACCCGGGGCCGAGAGGGAGGTGGCGGAGGAGCTGGTGGACCAGCTGGGTTGGAAAGCGCAGGCGGTGGCCGTGACCTTCCCCGACGGCCTCGGggactccctgctctgcagctccccggaGCTGAACGGTGCCCAGGCGTTGccacccctcctcctgcacaaGGACCCCTCGGCACCCTCCTGGCCCGGCAGCAACTTCAAGCCCAGCAGTTTCGGCAACGCCTTCACTGGATCGCTCCTCGCCAGCAAAGTCTTCCCTCCGCTCAGGACAGGCttgggcacaggcagctgctacggcctctgctccagcactgagaGCACCCGTGGCTGcggctgggggagtggggtgggtgcctgggcaccctggcccagcagcccctctccagaTGCCAAACCTCTTGCCGGCAATCCTCCGGCAGCGACGTGGGTGCCTGAGCCCCTCAGCCTGCGGGATGCGGTGCTTTGCCTGCCCCACTgctgtcccaaaagtggggtcgtttacctggtgtgcaaaaTGCCAATATAG